Proteins encoded by one window of Xiphophorus couchianus chromosome 13, X_couchianus-1.0, whole genome shotgun sequence:
- the LOC114155798 gene encoding zinc finger protein OZF-like has translation MSSLSSQREFTNEPSPPADETLTDIKEIIVKSEEEIDDSLDFSEKTQLIVKRTDLQHHDIKKEEDFSDQEEPEPLTMKEEPSELQHLQIKEEENELCINQDEEQLVVKKQEMKTFPASPTNVEISCSEPEPNREQLISRDGCDAEDRNQEESNDEDTEISSDEEPKQNNRCQKTRGYDNNSDKLKQKEQKKTHKDKNLYSCTMCDKLFSQKTHLIYHMRTHTGEKPFSCKFCGKCFSRESIVNNHLRIHTGEKPFSCLTCGKSFTLKHKLTDHMRIHTGEKPFPCNACDKSFNLKSNLKQHLRIHTGEKPFSCVTCGKSFSQRSQVTLHMRSHTGDRPFSCVTCGKSYSHKGHLTDHMRTHTGEKPFSCLTCGKSYSQKGHLTVHMRIHTGERPFPCSTCGKTFSRRSRLKKHMRIHTR, from the exons ATGTCTTCGCTTTCATCTCAGAGAGAGTTCACCAACGAGCCGTCACCTCCTGCTGACGAAACATTAACAGACATTAAAGAAATCATTGTAAAATCAGAGGAAGAGATCGACGACAGCTTGGATTTCAGCGAAAAAACCCAACTGATCGTAAAACGTACAG ACCTTCAACATCATGATATTAAGAAGGAGGAGGATTTTTCTGACCAGGAGGAGCCAGAGCCTCTAACAATGAAAGAAGAACCGAGTGAGCTACAacatctgcagataaaagaagaagagaatgAGCTCTGCATCAACCAGGATGAAGAACAACTTGTGGTGAAGAAGCAGGAGATGAAAACCTTTCCTGCATCTCCTACCAATGTAGAAATAAGCTGCAGTGAACCCGAACCAAACAGGGAGCAACTCATCTCTCGGGACGGCTGTGATGCTGAGGACCGAAATCAGGAAGAAAGCAATGATGAAGACACAGAAATAAGCAGCGATGAAGAACCgaaacaaaataacagatgTCAGAAAACCAGAGGGTATGATAACAATtctgacaaattaaaacaaaaagagcagaagaaaacgcacaaagataaaaatctgtATTCATGTACGATgtgtgataaattgttttctcAAAAGACTCACTTGATCTACCACATGAGAAcgcacacaggtgagaagcctttctcatgcaagttttgtggaaaatgtttcagtcgAGAAAGTATTGTGAACAATCACCTGAGAATCCACACAGGCGAAAAGCCCTTCTCATGtctgacctgtggaaaaagtttcactctCAAACATAAGTTGACGgatcacatgagaattcacacggGTGAGAAACCGTTTCCGTGCAACGCTTGTGATAAATCTTTTAATCTAAAAAGCAATCTGAAGCAGCACCTGAGAATCCACACGGgcgagaagcctttctcatgtgtgacctgCGGTAAAAGTTTCAGTCAAAGAAGTCAAGTAACGCTTCACATGAGAAGTCACACGGGTGACCGACCTTTTTCATGCGTGACCTGTGGGAAAAGTTACAGCCACAAAGGTCACCTAACTgatcacatgagaactcacacaggtgagaagccattttcatgtctgacatgtggaaaaagttacagtCAGAAAGGCCATTTGACAGTTCACATgcgaattcacacaggtgagaggccGTTTCCATGTAGCACCTGTGGAAAAACCTTCAGTCGAAGAAGtcgtttaaaaaaacacatgagaattcacacaagATAG
- the LOC114155787 gene encoding gastrula zinc finger protein XlCGF57.1-like isoform X1, whose product MSSPRCKEEIIDDELTHAEETFTELKEIIVKSEEEIDGERRLLDVNRIPQIIVHQIDSQHYVEKEEVLVGQQLGDQERSLPVDQEEPEPLQIKDEQNELEHLEIKEEEDELCISHDEARFELKQETETVMVTLCNEEKYHIELEPNWNQVISQEPSEIEIQHQEGSSDEDSKSETDEEEQIQSKRCQHNNSVCSCEICAEFSPHNSLLSQSMENHTKEKSFSCLTCGKIFSQKRFLTNHVRVHTGERPFSCSICGKGFTQKTHLTHHSTTHTDEKPFSCLTCGKTFRFKSSLNIHVRIHTGEKPFLCMTCGKSFNQKGNLIYHMRIHTGEMPFSCSVCGKGFTQRSQLQLHMRSHTGEKPFSCVTCGKSYSQKGNLTCHMRTHTGEKPFPCLTCGKSFTIKSLLNKHLRTHTGERPFSCLTCGKSFLQKTHLTDHMRIHTGDRPFLCMTCGKGFLQRTHLTDHMRIHTGEKPFSCNTCNKTFSLKSNLNLHMKTHTE is encoded by the exons ATGTCTTCACCGAGATGTAAGGAAGAGATTATTGACGATGAATTAACTCATGCCGAAGAAACATTCACGGAGCTTAAGGAAATAATCGTAAAGTCCGAGGAAGAGATCGATGGTGAGCGCAGACTGCTGGATGTCAACCGGATACCCCAGATAATCGTTCACCAAATAG ATTCACAGCATTATGTTGAGAAGGAGGAGGTTCTTGTTGGCCAGCAGCTTGGGGACCAGGAGAGGAGCCTCCCAGTGGAccaggaggaaccagaacccTTGCAGATCAAAGACGAGCAGAATGAGCTAGAACATCTAGAGAttaaagaggaagaggatgaacTCTGCATCAGTCATGATGAAGCACGGTTTGAGCTGAAGCAGGAGACTGAGACCGTTATGGTGACTCTTTGTAATGAGGAAAAATACCACATTGAACTAGAACCAAACTGGAACCAGGTCATCTCTCAGGAGCCGTCTGAAATAGAGATCCAGCATCAGGAAGGAAGCAGTGATGAAGACTCAAAATCAGAGACAGATGAAGAAGAGCAAATACAAAGCAAGAGATGCCAACATAATAACAGTGTGTGTTCTTGTGAAATTTGTGCTGAATTTAGTCCTCACAATAGTCTTTTGTCTCAAAGCATGGAAAATCACACAAAGGAAAAGTCTTTCTCATGTCtgacttgtggaaaaatattttctcaaaaacgTTTTTTGACCAACCATGTGAGAGTTCACACTGGTGAAAGGCCTTTCTCGTGTTCAatatgtggaaaaggttttactCAAAAAACTCATCTAACTCATCACTCTACAACTCACACAgatgagaagcctttctcatgctTGACCTGTGGGaaaacatttaggttcaaaagcAGTTTGAATATACACGTCAGAAtccacacaggtgagaagccattCCTGTGtatgacttgtggaaaaagctttAATCAGAAAGGTAATTTGATTTATcacatgagaatccacacaGGTGAGATGCCATTCTCGTGTAGCGTCTGTGGAAAGGGTTTCACTCAAAGAAGTCAGTTACAACTACACATGAGAAgccacacaggtgaaaagcctttctcatgtgtgacctgtggaaaaagttacagtcaaaaaggaaatttaacttgtcacatgagaactcacacaggagagaagccCTTTCCATGtctgacctgtggaaaaagtttcactaTCAAAAGTCTTTTAAACAAACACCTCCGAACTCACACGGGCGAAAGACCTTTCTCCTGTTTGACCTGTGGTAAAAGTTTTCTTCAAAAGACTCATTTAACGGATCATATgaggattcacacaggtgaTAGGCCTTTTTTGTGTATGACTTGTGGAAAAGGGTTCCTTCAAAGAACTCATTTAACAGatcacatgaggattcacacgggtgagaagcctttctcatgcaACACGTGTAATAAAACGTTTAGCCTAAAAAGTAATTTGAATTTACACATGAAAACTCACACAGAATAG
- the LOC114155787 gene encoding gastrula zinc finger protein XlCGF26.1-like isoform X2, giving the protein MSSPRCKEEIIDDELTHAEETFTELKEIIVKSEEEIDGERRLLDVNRIPQIIVHQIDSQHYVEKEEVLVGQQLGDQERSLPVDQEEPEPLQIKDEQNELEHLEIKEEEDELCISHDEARFELKQETETVMVTLCNEEKYHIELEPNWNQVISQEPSEIEIQHQEGSSDEDSKSETDEEEQIQSKRCQHNNSVCSCEICAEFSPHNSLLSQSMENHTKEKSFSCLTCGKIFSQKRFLTNHVRVHTGERPFSCSICGKGFTQKTHLTHHSTTHTDEKPFSCLTCGKTFRFKSSLNIHVRIHTGEKPFLCMTCGKSFNQKGNLIYHMRIHTGEKPFSCVTCGKSYSQKGNLTCHMRTHTGEKPFPCLTCGKSFTIKSLLNKHLRTHTGERPFSCLTCGKSFLQKTHLTDHMRIHTGDRPFLCMTCGKGFLQRTHLTDHMRIHTGEKPFSCNTCNKTFSLKSNLNLHMKTHTE; this is encoded by the exons ATGTCTTCACCGAGATGTAAGGAAGAGATTATTGACGATGAATTAACTCATGCCGAAGAAACATTCACGGAGCTTAAGGAAATAATCGTAAAGTCCGAGGAAGAGATCGATGGTGAGCGCAGACTGCTGGATGTCAACCGGATACCCCAGATAATCGTTCACCAAATAG ATTCACAGCATTATGTTGAGAAGGAGGAGGTTCTTGTTGGCCAGCAGCTTGGGGACCAGGAGAGGAGCCTCCCAGTGGAccaggaggaaccagaacccTTGCAGATCAAAGACGAGCAGAATGAGCTAGAACATCTAGAGAttaaagaggaagaggatgaacTCTGCATCAGTCATGATGAAGCACGGTTTGAGCTGAAGCAGGAGACTGAGACCGTTATGGTGACTCTTTGTAATGAGGAAAAATACCACATTGAACTAGAACCAAACTGGAACCAGGTCATCTCTCAGGAGCCGTCTGAAATAGAGATCCAGCATCAGGAAGGAAGCAGTGATGAAGACTCAAAATCAGAGACAGATGAAGAAGAGCAAATACAAAGCAAGAGATGCCAACATAATAACAGTGTGTGTTCTTGTGAAATTTGTGCTGAATTTAGTCCTCACAATAGTCTTTTGTCTCAAAGCATGGAAAATCACACAAAGGAAAAGTCTTTCTCATGTCtgacttgtggaaaaatattttctcaaaaacgTTTTTTGACCAACCATGTGAGAGTTCACACTGGTGAAAGGCCTTTCTCGTGTTCAatatgtggaaaaggttttactCAAAAAACTCATCTAACTCATCACTCTACAACTCACACAgatgagaagcctttctcatgctTGACCTGTGGGaaaacatttaggttcaaaagcAGTTTGAATATACACGTCAGAAtccacacaggtgagaagccattCCTGTGtatgacttgtggaaaaagctttAATCAGAAAGGTAATTTGATTTATcacatgagaatccacacaG gtgaaaagcctttctcatgtgtgacctgtggaaaaagttacagtcaaaaaggaaatttaacttgtcacatgagaactcacacaggagagaagccCTTTCCATGtctgacctgtggaaaaagtttcactaTCAAAAGTCTTTTAAACAAACACCTCCGAACTCACACGGGCGAAAGACCTTTCTCCTGTTTGACCTGTGGTAAAAGTTTTCTTCAAAAGACTCATTTAACGGATCATATgaggattcacacaggtgaTAGGCCTTTTTTGTGTATGACTTGTGGAAAAGGGTTCCTTCAAAGAACTCATTTAACAGatcacatgaggattcacacgggtgagaagcctttctcatgcaACACGTGTAATAAAACGTTTAGCCTAAAAAGTAATTTGAATTTACACATGAAAACTCACACAGAATAG
- the LOC114155775 gene encoding gastrula zinc finger protein XlCGF57.1-like: protein MSSVQLQNEQLNPAEETSSEFEEIIVKSEEETDGQSGLLDLTRTPRITSQQTDLPQHYDFQGEKIFNDQHQRIQELTSGLDQKELQGPQTKEESEELMHHQIKEEQGEPENLQIKEDQDDLEHLPIKEEQEEILCVQIKEEEKELHPGFVGQDEEQLLLKEQTDTLTAMLTNEEKCCSEPAPNRNQHNSCDLPEAQNQEGRMPEDSESTRGELPKQNKRLQKTREHKNNIDNAKQKSVKKISLGKSRYSCKTCNETFFHNSTFIRHLRTHTGEKPFSCTICGKCYRQKGHLTDHMRTHTGEKPFECSICEKSFSQKSHLTIHMRIHADEKPFSCVVCGKNFSQKGQLAYHNRGHTGEKPFSCIACGKCFGQKSSLTYHMRSHTGEKPFSCINCGKSFSLKGNLIYHTKNHACEKSFHCVTCGKNFCKIENFTTHLKIHTGQMPFSCITCGKSFSQKKSFNTHLRTHTGEKPFTCKICGKSYIQKSSLTYHMRIHSLEKPFLCITCGKSFSKKDIFKSHLRSHTGEKPFLCNTCGKQFTRKSFLTVHLRVHTGEKPFTCSTCEKCFTRKSFLTVHMRTHTGEKPFSCLSCGNTFRQRAHLICHMRTHTDEKM from the exons atgtcttcagttcagCTCCAGAACGAGCAGCTAAATCCTGCCGAAGAAACATCTTCAGAGTTTGAAGAAATCATCGTCAAGTCCGAGGAAGAGACGGATGGTCAGAGTGGACTGCTGGATTTAACCCGGACTCCTCGGATCACCTCACAACAAACAG aCCTGCCTCAACATTACGATTTTCAGGGGGAGAAGATTTTTAATGACCAGCACCAGCGTATCCAGGAGTTGACCTCTGGTTTAGACCAGAAGGAACTACAAGGTCCACAAACAAAAGAGGAGTCTGAGGAACTAATGCATCACCAGATAAAAGAGGAGCAAGGAGAACCAGAAAATCTTCAAATAAAAGAAGACCAGGACGATCTAGAACATCTCCCGAttaaagaggagcaggaggaaatACTGTGTGTGCagataaaagaggaagagaaagaactTCATCCTGGCTTTGTGGGACAAGATGAAGAACAGCTTCTGCTGAAAGAGCAGACTGATACCTTAACGGCAATGCTGACTAACGAGGAAAAATGCTGCAGTGAACCAGCACCAAACAGAAACCAACACAACTCCTGTGATCTTCCTGAAGCTCAGAACCAGGAAGGAAGAATGCCAGAGGATTCAGAATCAACAAGAGGAGaattaccaaaacaaaataaaagacttcagAAAACCAGagagcataaaaacaacattgataatgcaaaacaaaaaagcgttaaaaaaatatctttaggTAAGAGCAGGTATTCTTGTAAAACatgtaatgaaacattttttcataacAGCACGTTTATTAGACATCTGAGAACtcatacaggtgagaagcccttTTCATGTACaatctgtggaaaatgttaCAGACAAAAGGGTCATTTAACTgatcacatgagaactcacacaggcGAGAAACCCTTTGAGTGTAGCATTTGTGAAAAAAGCTTCAGTCAAAAGAGCCATTTAACgattcacatgagaattcatgcagatgagaagcctttctcctgtGTGGTCTGTGGAAAGAATTTTAGCCAGAAGGGTCAATTAGCTTATCACAACAGAGGTCACACAGGGGAGAAGCCTTTTTCGTGTATTgcttgtggaaaatgttttggtcaAAAAAGTAGTTTAACTTATCACATGAGaagtcacacaggtgaaaaacctttttcatgcATAAATTGTGGAAAGAGTTTTAGTTTGAAAGGCAATTTAATATATCACACAAAAAATCACGCATGTGAAAAGTCGTTCCACTGTGTCACTTGTGGAAAAAATTTCTGTAAGATAGAAAACTTTACAACTCATCTGAAAATTCACACAGGTCAGATGCCTTTTTCATGCATCACCTGTGGAAAATCattcagccaaaaaaaaagttttaatactCACCTaagaactcacacaggtgagaaacctttcACATGTAAAATCTGTGGGAAAAGTTATATTCAAAAAAGTAGCTTAACGTATCACATGAGAATACACTCGCTTGAGAAACCGTTTTTATGTAttacttgtggaaaaagtttcagcaaaaaagatattttcaaaTCTCATTTGAGAAgccacacaggtgagaagcctttcttgTGTAACACATGTGGAAAACAGTTTACTCGCAAAAGCTTTTTAACAGTTCATCTAAGGGTTCACACTGGTGAGAAGCCTTTCACATGTTCTacctgtgaaaaatgtttcactcGGAAAAGCTTTCTAACAGTTCACATGAGAAcccacacaggtgagaagcctttctcatgtttGTCCTGTGGAAATACTTTCAGGCAAAGGGCTCATTTGATTTGTCACATGCGAACTCACACAGATGAGAAGATGTAA
- the LOC114155782 gene encoding gastrula zinc finger protein XlCGF57.1-like encodes MSLVHPEREFMNEQLTSAEETPAEFKTIIVKAEEEVDDQRRLLDLTRAPQIILHRVDFLHPDDVKEQRLFNQENISNLDQEEPEAPRIKEEQEELPCQQIKEEPGDLEHQELKEEQESQEIEQVVVKWETDVFMVTPTNNHEESERDEELQQNNDEHHHSTIQNQLNETQDKNVFSCRICDETFTENILLMKHLKIHTDEGLFSCKICGKTASRKCHLDVHMRTHTGEKPFLCNLCGKSFSQKGHLTIHTRTHTGERPFSCKICEKGFIEKGLLTDHMSVHTGERPFLCKVCGKDFRLKADLRRHTMTHTGGKRFACVICFKTFCRKGRLTLHMESHTGEDPFSCKICGEGFCEKDFLTEHMKIHTGDRPFPCKICGKSFNRKSSLTVHVRTHVAEKPFSCEICGKGFCAKAFLNLHMRVHTGDRPFSCVICGKTYTQKNHLSVHLRTHTSDRPFSCTLCGKSFQYKQSLTEHLTIHKGERPFLCKVCGKRFREKCHLTVHMRIHTGEKPFSCNVCDKRFCKKCHLTVHMRIHTGEKPFSCNICEKRFCKKCSLILHMRNHASENSVSC; translated from the exons atgtctttagtTCACCCCGAAAGGGAGTTCATGAACGAACAGTTAACTTCCGCCGAAGAAACACCAGCAGAGTTCAAAACAATCATCGTAAAGGCCGAAGAGGAGGTGGATGATCAGCGCAGGCTGCTGGATTTAACCCGAGCACCCCAGATTATTTTACACCGAGTAG ACTTCCTGCATCCTGatgatgtgaaggagcagcgtcTGTTTAACCAAGAGAACATCTCTAATTTGGACCAGGAGGAACCAGAAGCCCCGAGGATAAAGGAAGAGCAAGAGGAGCTGCCATGTCagcagataaaagaagagcCGGGGGATCTGGAACATCAGGAGttaaaagaagagcaggagagTCAGGAAATAGAGCAAGTCGTGGTGAAGTGGGAGACTGATGTCTTCATGGTGACTCCTACAAACAATCACGAAGAATCAGAAAGAGATGAAGAGCTGCAGCAAAATAATGATGAGCATCATCATAGTACAATACAAAATCAACTCAATGAAACTcaagataaaaatgtgttttcttgtaGAATTTGTGATGAAACgtttactgaaaacattttattgatgaaACACTTGAAAATTCACACAGATGAGGGACTTTTTTCATGTAAGATATGTGGAAAAACTGCCAGTCGAAAATGTCATTTAGatgttcacatgagaactcacacaggtgagaagccattCTTGTGCAAcctttgtggaaaaagtttcagtcAGAAAGGACATTTAACCATTCATACaagaactcacacaggtgagagacCTTTCTCTTGCAAGATTTGTGAAAAAGGATTCATTGAAAAAGGTTTGTTGACTGATCACATGAGCGTTCACACAGGCGAGAGGCCTTTTCTGTGCAAGGTTTGTGGAAAAGATTTCCGTCTAAAAGCTGATTTACGCCGCCACACGATGACCCATACTGGTGGGAAGCGTTTCGCTTGTGTGATTtgcttcaaaacattttgtcgTAAAGGCCGTTTGACTCTTCACATGGAAAGTCACACAGGTGAAGACCCTTTCTCGTGTAAGATTTGTGGAGAAGGTTTctgtgaaaaagattttttaactgaacacatGAAAATTCACACTGGTGACAGGCCTTTCCCTTgtaagatttgtggaaaaagctttAATCGAAAAAGTAGTTTAACCGTTCACGTGAGAACTCACGTTGCagagaagcctttctcctgCGAGATTTGTGGAAAAGGCTTCTGTGCAAAAGCTTTTCTTAATCTTCACATGAGAGTGCACACAGGTGACAGGCCTTTTTCTTGTGTCATCTGTGGAAAAACCTACactcaaaaaaatcatttatctgTTCATTTGAGAACTCACACAAGTGACAGGCCTTTCTCATGCACACTGTGTGGGAAAAGTTTCCAATACAAACAGTCTTTAACGGAACACCTGACTATTCACAAAGGTGAGCGGCCATTCTTGTGCAAGGTGTGTGGAAAACGTTTCCGTGAAAAATGCCATTTAACCGtccacatgagaattcacacggGTGAAAAACCTTTCTCATGCAATGTTTGTGATAAGCGTTTCTGTAAAAAATGTCACTTAactgttcacatgagaattcacacaggggagaagcctttctcatgcaatatttgtgaaaaacgtttctgtaaaaaatgtagtttaattCTTCACATGAGAAATCATGCGAGTGAGAATTCTGTCTCTTGCTAG